The window ACAAAAGTGATTTCATGAAGAAAACAGTAATAATTATTACTGAGTGAGTAACTTGTGAGTTTAGGGATAAGAATAGCAAATAGCTGGAAAGAAAATGCCATAATTTTAGGCAAAAACGCTGTAAACTCCTCAGCTAAACGGAACATCATGAGTGTTGCGTGAGATCAGTACAGAGACTCCAGTCCTTAGATATAATTTCTTATAGTATGCTTGGAGATTACTGTGAATGTGGGTTCCACAGGAGCGTTGGTGGAACCTGCACATACGCGCTGCATCAGCGTACATGCTGCAGGTGCTGAAAATTAACTTTTAAACATGTATGCGCTGTGGCATTTCTGCTGAAAATCATTGCAATTACTTTCCTAAAGGGTTGAAGCTTATATGTTACTTTGATCCTTCGGTGTTAGGGAAGCTAAGAATAACTTAAATTACAAGAAAGTACTTGGGATTTATTAACTGCTTAGAGTTGATTGTGATTAATGATGTGATTTAAGATGTGCAGTTTGTCATGTAGCATTTAGGTGACAATGCAGCTTGAAAAATAATGTTGCCACAGCTTCATAGGAACTGCAGTCTTAAAATAATGTGTGTACATAATAATGatacttccttctttctctggaTAGCATGCATACCTCAGCCAGTACACTGCTTAAGTAAGCCTGGAGAATTAAGGCAAGAATATGAAGCTGAGATTACCAAGGTAAATCTAGAAAGCTGAATAGAATGCACTGATTATTTTCCAAGATTCCATAAAAATGTATTTCCAGTCAGGTGTGTGTGAACAATAAAGCAATGccgagtgtggggtgggggctgctaaGCCCCCCCACGCTCCATTTTGTGCTGGCATTTCTCCCCCGCACTGCCTTGCCTTCTCACTGCTGCATTCCTACCACATTGAGCCTGCTGCCTATGTTCCTTACCATCCTCAGCTCGCACAACATTTGCTTCACACTGGCTGGATGCTCATAGAAAAAGGAATCATCCAGCTGCTATGAAGCAGGTGCTTCATGGGCTGGAGGGAGCAAGGAAGTCAccttgcatttccccccagccATCCTAGAAGATGCAGCAGAGAGGAGTGTGTCCAGCCTCTGTGGTGGGATGGGAGAAAGCACAGCAGTGGAGGCAAGGTGAGGAAATGTGGCAGTAGCTTGTCCCTGGGCTGCTGCTcagcttgctatgcccctgcatccaATCCTTGTttcagggaaggggagggtaaataataaccacaaataatggctggctattaagccaaaacaaaatgtgtgaacatttgtttggcaaacactagggatgtgcatggaactggctggctcgGTTTGAGGCTGagtaaaagggttttttaaaaaaattatttatttatttaaaattacagGTTTGCGAACCCCGCAAACTTTGcggggtgttcagtccggggttggaccgaatggggggtggtttggtttgacgtTGAACATGTTCACCAtctaacctgtttgcacacccctagtaaacaCATCCCTTGCGCTTCAAGAATTAAGGTATTTAGTTTATAAACTATAAGAGGTTAAAAATAACGAACTCCTGTTTCAGGTGGAAGCAGAAAGACAAGCTCATGAACAAGAAGAAAGCAAAGTAAGTGAAGAGTATATTCAAAGGCTGTtggcagaagaggaggcagagcGGAGGGTAacggaagaaaagaaaaaacagatgGCAGAACAATTATTAAAAGATGAAATGTTAGCACGCGAACTGAGTTTCAGTCTGGTAAGTTTGCTCAAGGTGAGACATTTAAGTAATCTCTAACACTTGATGTAGACATCTCAGAGTGCTAGGAATTTTAAAATTGAAAGATTACTTTATTAAATCATCAAATGCCTTTTCAGTGTTACAATGTAAAGAAGAAGTTTTACCCATGATATGAAATACTTCGAGCATGAACCACAAGAATGTAAACTTGactcaaatgctttctctgcatctaaGAATACTATTACTACTTCCTTATTCTGTTTATGCTTGTGTATTGCTGTAATTAAACTTCTAATATTCGTTGCCAACTTATAGCTGGGAATAAACCCAGACTGATCATCATCAGTATATTATCCTGTGTATCTGAACTTCTGAAGTAACTGTGGATTACTTATTCCTATTGAGTGCAGCCTCAATAGGAATGTCATCTACAATTATTTCAGAAGTTCAGATTCACAGGATCACATATCGACCCTTGCTTACTATGCTTACAGACGTATAGTGCTGCCCACTATTTTTGATAGAAGTCTTTGGGGTAATTCATCAACACTTCTGCTTAACAATGCTGCTTTCAGATAAGAATTGTTGTGAAGGCATCCCTCATTCAAACCTGCAAATGTAACTGGTTAATCAGATTCCTACATTAAACTAAGTAAAGGCCAAGAGCAGTGATAGGAGGCTATGGGGTCCCATGATAGAATATTTTCTTATTTCGTTGGTGCTGTGCCatagtccctggtggcgcagtggtaaaactgctgctctgtaaccagaaggttgcaagatcaatcctgaccaaggggctcaaggttgactcagccttccatccttccgaggttggtaaaatgattacccagaaatgttgggggcaatatgctaaatcattgtaaaccgcttagagagcttccagctatagagcggtatataaatgtaagtgctattgctattgctatagtccACTTGAAGTCTTGTTTCATGAGCTCTTGAACTAGACTCCAAGCAGCACAGAACTGGCCTTCTGAGCAGGGGAAGGAACTAGCAGTCCTCTTTGTTTCCATCATGCATCCTGTTCTCTCCTCACCCCCAGTTAGGGAGAGCTGGTGCCACCATGTTACTGTATTTACTGGAATCCaaggtttttcccaagttctttgatattagaaatcagggggtcatcttaaattcaaagttgtTGTCCTTTCAggaaaatacaggtataacctatatttaacctctatttttaagtaatctatttgggtaaatacagtagcgtTTTGTTTCAGAGTTCAGGAGAGCTTTGCATAACAGCAGGTGTTCTGAGGTTTTCAATATTTAGAATGGAGTGGATGTATCAGAACTTGCTCATTAATTGGCTAAATCCTTCACAGTATTAGCAATGTGCTAAATTAACTTCTACTGATAAGAAGTGAATGTAGTGTATGATCCACTGTTTAAAGTATGGATGTGCCTGAACTAGCTCCTGCAGCTGTGGGCGGGgcagggatcagttcctttaaaaaccaagcAAGCAGGTCCTTAACTGTTCCTCTGCTgtcccaccacttttccgggcacagttttgtgagccaagcctgatttgtacattagatatgctccggagctagcataggaaattaggcttgtttcatcagtgtcacaaagtgaccagttctttatacggtgaccatgtatgtTCTGGGCTTGAAGGTAGAAAGACCAAAACTCTCTCAcataattcagtgggctttattgagtataaaagattgtCAGATCCAcggcatcaatctaactgagcaagaaacaaaacaatcaaTCATAGCTACTAGTAATAACCAAGTAGTGTCCCTAACTAGCATATGTGTGGAGATGCATGTCATCTCAGTAATTACTTCTAACAAGAGATAGAGAAACTAGAAAgaagaagtgggggagggagttgcttAGAAGGGGGAATGGCAGAGCACCAGGGTTTAGTGAGGGGCAGGGAAGTTGGAGGCAAAGGCTGGTTCTTGAGAGAGGCATATTACTGGGTCTTGTCGTGGGACAGCAAGTGTGCGCAGCTTGGGTCCGATGCTTGGGAGCGAAATTCAGGCAGGCCTCATGCAGTCATGTTGGATATTGCTGAATAGTAGGTAGAAATTTTCTCTTATCTCTAGCCACGTGCTAGGATCACCAGTAATTTCTTGCCTATGTCAAGAAGAACCTTTATTTCTGCCTCGTGGTTTAGCAACAGGTTCAAGAAATGAGCAATGAGTAAgctttgcttgttagtcaaaagCTTACTGAAGCCCTCTCCAGAGAGCTCAACTTTTATAGTTGTTCGATCATTTGACCTCAATATAGAGTCTTTTCAAAATATCAGCATCCTTCCTGAATCTcaaaaggtgtcaattgctgttGTCCTCTGGATCCTGTCTCCTGACAATTATTGATCAGATCAGTCTGAATTCCATCTCCTGTTGTCATTAACTGTTATTGGGAAGAAtctgttctattgacattccccaAACAAATCTGCATCTCTAAAGGCCGTCTCATGTCCACAGACGTTCTGGTGTCTTGCCtcaaagaatgttaaaagtcaaaggtgttaaaAAGGAAGCAGGGAGAGCCTAAGCTAGGGGTGTacaagtcaaataccctggtgggctgGAAACAAACATGACTTGTATGCAAGGGCCGaagtaaattttcagcacattaataattatttaaaatatattgatgaaagcaattattagttacccaAAGCATGAGAATGTAAGAGGAGGCTcctggcaacctttcctcttccctgccccccatgcactttcaacgCTTGCAAAGATCAATTTTGAAAGAGGGCTGACCTCCACCAAgtccatggggcaaggtggcattttgcatctcacctcaggcaccacaatactttgggccacccctggggccagcaaaaaaagtccctgcaggccaGATCCAGCCCTCGGGCCTTACGTTGTTCAGgcgcaggtaaggacctgattacctgttttttaaaggaactgatccctattccaccaaagtggtttagatgTGGGTCCTGAGCCGGTTCgctgcttccctaaggaggcgccaaactggttcgggcacatgcctaatttAAAGGCAGGcttattttcatttgtgtgtctctctctttttgcaatTTAAGAACAGCTCTAGTGAGGAGCACTTACTTAGCAGTCTGTCTCCTGGCCCATCCCCGTCTAATTCCTGCAGAACATCAAAAAATAAATCAAGCAAGTCTGGAAACATCATTAAGTAAGTCAAGTTCAGTCATCTGTCCCAATATTTGTTGGTGATGCATAAATTCAATACTTGCATTATGTGGAATGACAGGAACTTTGCAATATGATTTTACTATTGGCAATTAATATTTTCAATAAGATATAATACCTTACCTAGTAGATAGTGTTCTCATTTTCAAGTAAGATGGTATTCTAGCTTGGTTGCAATTTTATTCTTGTAACTGGATTTTGCTTTTGTGTTGTAGTTGTCTTATACTGATGTGCATATTTTGAACATAGCCCTGTAATCTGTACATTACTTCTACTGAAGTAATCTGTCCTCTGTTGTACATGTTGGTTTTTGTAAAAGTGTTGCTCCATCCTTATAGATTCAAGAACAGGATGGTGTCCCATTGGATCTGTGACCCTACTAAAACTACaaacagtcttgtggcacctgaaGGACTAACAAATATGTAGCATAAATATATAGCCAGAGCCCATTTGTCAAATGTATGCTCATTTAAGGATGTGTACCTTGAAGACATGAGGAAAAGATAATAGAAAACATAGTGTGGCAAAAGGATCAAGTAATGCAAGACCCAGCTGTAGATGTGtcacagtacaggagaacctctcaATTTGCTGATCCAGCATCTGTGGTTTCGCATATATGacgttgggtaattgacacctaaCCTTGGTGTGTGCAGAAGAAAACATAAAAAGGGTTAATTCCACATATCCCCAGGTTGGGGGCAGCTGGCCGCCATTcggagaagagccattttgtgactcgtttgttctaaaatttaaaaaaacccagcgaGTTTTCATGAGGGGACCAGAATTGGGACGTGTGGGAGGAATTTCTGGAGAACATGGCATTTTTTTTCAAAAGCAATTTTTTgtctccaggaacctaaacctTTGAGTCCCATAGCCTTGGTATCCATGGTTCCATTTTCCACGGTTGGAGTGGAGAACAGAACCTCCACAGATACTGGAGTTCTCCTGTACTACACAGAGCACAAATGAACACAAGATCCAGTTAGCATAGGTGTTAGCATTCCTGATTAGCAACCACTAGTGATGAATAAGTATAGCAAAATCAGGGGTGTAAAATAACATGTAAAGGGGGATAATTAGTGATTCACATACACGGCGACACCAGCTTAAGAGAGTCAATGCATATAACTCCTAGGGCCCCTGCAGCCCACTGAGCCTGCCAAAAGGATGTAAAGATGTGGGCTGCATCATTGGTAGACTggagggagagaacctggaagaGGGCAAGGTTACCCTGCTAGCACATGTATGCAAAGTTTCCAGACCCTTTCCCCCTTCAGCCACCCATGACACAGCTCATGTCATTGCCATGGGTCCCTCAACCTTCAGCAATGCCTTCTGGGCAGAATTGGGGTTGCAGTGGTGCCGAGAGTTGCTTGTACCAACTCTCTTCCACTGCAGTTGTTGTGTATGTGAGCTGTTTTCTGCAGTGACCTAACTATTCTGAAGAATTGTTGAGCTCAAGCTTGTCAGATTGCTGGCTTTATATTGCAGTTCTCTTCTGAGGTTTTTTAACTGGAGTACGATGCACCTATCTCCATCTTTTATAGCCTCACCTGgtaaaaatgtatatatatatttctttgacTTGGGTATATACACCTAGACATTTAGGTGACCACCTCATGTTTCGCACATGGACTCTGGCCTATGTACGTTTTCTTCCACAATAAATTTGTTAATCTTAAATGTGCCGCAAGACTGTTGTGATTGCTGCATCAAACTGATATGAGTAACACTCTGGAACAATCCTTATGGTTCTGGCTTGGGTTGGTGTGTCTTCCTAATGCTTTTGTGACCTAGCCATTTGGTTGTATTAAGATATTGTTATCATGGAGGTTTtggatccaccccaccccccaaatgttcTTAAAGAATAAAAAATAAGAGTAAAAACAAGATAGAGCAAAAGCTCTATACTTACAGACATTGATGATTGCAGCTCATATCTCCACCCGCCATGAAATCGGCAACTTTTGCAATAACCCATGAAAAAAGAAGCTGAGTTGTATAATACTGCCATACATCTGCTCAGAAATAAAAGATTGTTAACAACTATGCTGGCTTTGCccatatatacagtggtccctcgacttacgtagttaatccgttctGAACGGatgttcgtaagtcgaaattttcgtaggtcgaaaagcgcacccacggaggtctggaaacactcgtaagtcgaggaaaccgcatctaaaaattcgtaagtcgaggaagccaaatctaaaccgccaactacttccggtcttttttgtcgttcgtaagtcgaaaacgttggttgtcgagtagttcgtaggtcgagggactactgtgtgtgtgtgtgtgtgtgtgtgtatatatatatatatatatattctatggCTTTACTCTTCACAAGCTGCAAATATGCTTATTTTCCTCCTTTTCCCTCTTAAGGTATTTATCTCCAAAGTCCAGTACTGCTTTTCCTTCAAAGCTGCTCTCCAAAAATTTAGAGGAAGAAATCATTGGCTCATCTTCTGGGGTAATCAATACAATAATCTTATATTTTAGTGGTGGAAGTGATACCTTCTCTGATTAGAGCAAACTTTTAAAACTATACATTTTTGAATCCCAGTTGTGAACGTGTGCCTACTACTTAATATAACATGCATTTTCATGGTCTGTACAACAAGAATTCCAGTTTCTCTCATATTTAAAAAGTTGCTTGAAGAATCTGGGGAAAAGTAAATTCTGTATTTGACAGCTTAATTTGTGCTCTGTTTTGTGTCCAGGAGAACAACAGCACTAAAAACAACTTTACgtgtggggaggaaagaaaagaagatgaAATGCCCACATTGTCTCCACAGATGATCAATGAGGTGAGGAATACTAAAGAATCCTTTTTAGACTCACCTATGCCACAATTAAATATATGCACTAAAATTGAATCTAGCCCTCTTGGCCGCGATCTGTCATGTTTTTCCAGTCATCAGGTAAATGAACTAGCAAATGAGCTTTCCAGTATTGGGCATAGGGAAGACCCTGCAACAGAATCTTCTTTCTCAAAGAGAGGTGTAGCTGGTTCTGActttaaaaatggcaattttataAGAAATACGCACTTGGCAAAACATGCGAAAATCAATTCTTTTCAGGAAACATTAATTTCTGCAACATCCGATAACCAGAAGAACAGCAGCATTGCAACCTGTGACTTAGTAAAGGTGCTGGAAATCAACCCAGTAGAAAATAAAGACCATAGTGGCTCTCCAATCACTAAAGGTATTACAAAGAGAAAATCTCAAGATTCTCCTGAGACAGCCATGGATTCATGCTTGAATGATAAAAGAAGAAAAACTTCCTTACAaagtgatgaagatgaagaggagtTTGATATACAAAAGCAGATGAGTTTGGAGCAGCAGCTTTATGAAAGGTATAAGCAAGAAGAAGAGGACAGACGTCTAGCTTTGAAGCTTCAGAAGGAAATAGACAAAGAACAGAAGACAACAAATCGCAAAAAAGGCTCTCCAGATGAGTACCATTTGCGCCCCAAAACATCTCCATCAGCGACGGAATCCTCTCCTGTAAGGAAATCCTGCAAACTTTCAAATAACTCAATGCCTCCAAACAGCCAAACTGAAGCAGGTCAACACAAATTGCGGAGAGCTTCT of the Hemicordylus capensis ecotype Gifberg chromosome 3, rHemCap1.1.pri, whole genome shotgun sequence genome contains:
- the RNF168 gene encoding E3 ubiquitin-protein ligase RNF168 isoform X3; the protein is MSKKLEAPLSLSDCCCNICMEIFLEPVTLPCHHTLCKSCFQLTVEKASLCCPFCRRRVSSWARYNARKNTLVNVELWGKIQKYFPEECQRRINGQDLEEDACIPQPVHCLSKPGELRQEYEAEITKVEAERQAHEQEESKVSEEYIQRLLAEEEAERRVTEEKKKQMAEQLLKDEMLARELSFSLVSLLKNSSSEEHLLSSLSPGPSPSNSCRTSKNKSSKSGNIIKYLSPKSSTAFPSKLLSKNLEEEIIGSSSGENNSTKNNFTCGEERKEDEMPTLSPQMINEETLISATSDNQKNSSIATCDLVKVLEINPVENKDHSGSPITKGITKRKSQDSPETAMDSCLNDKRRKTSLQSDEDEEEFDIQKQMSLEQQLYERYKQEEEDRRLALKLQKEIDKEQKTTNRKKGSPDEYHLRPKTSPSATESSPVRKSCKLSNNSMPPNSQTEAGQHKLRRASHNENWKPSHKLRTKSPGVKEGNVLNCVLNSSKNAELLPNRQKTILQMFKKSSSK
- the RNF168 gene encoding E3 ubiquitin-protein ligase RNF168 isoform X1, coding for MSKKLEAPLSLSDCCCNICMEIFLEPVTLPCHHTLCKSCFQLTVEKASLCCPFCRRRVSSWARYNARKNTLVNVELWGKIQKYFPEECQRRINGQDLEEDACIPQPVHCLSKPGELRQEYEAEITKVEAERQAHEQEESKVSEEYIQRLLAEEEAERRVTEEKKKQMAEQLLKDEMLARELSFSLVSLLKNSSSEEHLLSSLSPGPSPSNSCRTSKNKSSKSGNIIKYLSPKSSTAFPSKLLSKNLEEEIIGSSSGENNSTKNNFTCGEERKEDEMPTLSPQMINEVRNTKESFLDSPMPQLNICTKIESSPLGRDLSCFSSHQVNELANELSSIGHREDPATESSFSKRGVAGSDFKNGNFIRNTHLAKHAKINSFQETLISATSDNQKNSSIATCDLVKVLEINPVENKDHSGSPITKGITKRKSQDSPETAMDSCLNDKRRKTSLQSDEDEEEFDIQKQMSLEQQLYERYKQEEEDRRLALKLQKEIDKEQKTTNRKKGSPDEYHLRPKTSPSATESSPVRKSCKLSNNSMPPNSQTEAGQHKLRRASHNENWKPSHKLRTKSPGVKEGNVLNCVLNSSKNAELLPNRQKTILQMFKKSSSK
- the RNF168 gene encoding E3 ubiquitin-protein ligase RNF168 isoform X2, with product MSKKLEAPLSLSDCCCNICMEIFLEPVTLPCHHTLCKSCFQLTVEKASLCCPFCRRRVSSWARYNARKNTLVNVELWGKIQKYFPEECQRRINGQDLEEDACIPQPVHCLSKPGELRQEYEAEITKVEAERQAHEQEESKVSEEYIQRLLAEEEAERRVTEEKKKQMAEQLLKDEMLARELSFSLNSSSEEHLLSSLSPGPSPSNSCRTSKNKSSKSGNIIKYLSPKSSTAFPSKLLSKNLEEEIIGSSSGENNSTKNNFTCGEERKEDEMPTLSPQMINEVRNTKESFLDSPMPQLNICTKIESSPLGRDLSCFSSHQVNELANELSSIGHREDPATESSFSKRGVAGSDFKNGNFIRNTHLAKHAKINSFQETLISATSDNQKNSSIATCDLVKVLEINPVENKDHSGSPITKGITKRKSQDSPETAMDSCLNDKRRKTSLQSDEDEEEFDIQKQMSLEQQLYERYKQEEEDRRLALKLQKEIDKEQKTTNRKKGSPDEYHLRPKTSPSATESSPVRKSCKLSNNSMPPNSQTEAGQHKLRRASHNENWKPSHKLRTKSPGVKEGNVLNCVLNSSKNAELLPNRQKTILQMFKKSSSK